Part of the Brassica oleracea var. oleracea cultivar TO1000 chromosome C8, BOL, whole genome shotgun sequence genome is shown below.
GCTACTACTACAGAGGAGGAAGAGTGGTGGACGAGAACATGGTGATCCTTAGGAAACGGATCCACGAGAGGAAGATGGTCGAGCGAAACTATGAACCTCCTTCCCATTGGATGCAGTGGGAGAAACGTTTCTACTGCAACTACGACGCTAACATCTGTGCCGCTCTCTCACTTCTCCAAAATTTTCTAATGAATTCTCGTCCCAGTGTTGCGTTTGGAACGATGCTTCTCCTCTTCGTTAGCGTCCCCGTCTCCACTACCTTCTTTGCGTTTCGGATGCTTGACATCGTTCTTTGGCTTATGGATGCCACTCACGTAGGATGATCGTGTATATGTTTTGCCTTGATGTGTTACAGGCTCTTATAATCAATAGTTTCTTTTCAAGAAAGTGTTCTGTTTATAAAATACTAGACAATTCAGATTTTATCATTACATCATATTGTCTCCCACGACTTAGAAGTAGAGATGTATTGTTGGTGGATCCAAGACAGAAAATATACACTTGAATCCCATGTCTGTACAATAATAACTCTCATGGATAATCCGTCTAAAAGAAAATGTACAATGTGAAAAAATGCCTCACAAGCTAATGTACAGTTTGCCCGAAATACTAAATACATGTCTTAATCGGAGATGTCATCCTTATTAACAGGCGCTTCTGGTTGGACACCAACTTAGCGCAACGTCTACATGCATATTGAACGCCAGGAACAGAAGATCAGAGAGAAGTTTCACTTATGCAGAATCATGGTGGCTAAGAAATTCAGTTATGCAAGGATAGACTTGCTCCACCGCCTGTAGTAAGATTCAGAGAAACTGACTGAGATAGAAAACAAGGACGCACATATGGTAGATCTAAAAATCCAACATACCAGTCGTCCTCCAACCAAATCGTAGTGCGCATAATGTGGTCCGTCTGGTTCTCCAAGTACCTTATAAGTGACCAGGTTCTCAGGGAACAGCTTAGCAGTGTCTGCCATATTCACAAGTAAATGGAATGGTAAGAAAACATAATGCATGTTTGTGCATACTAATCAACTATGGGAGTATTAAGTAGCTTAACATTTAATTTGGCAGGTGTGAGAAGTTTAGTGAAAGCTGAACAAGTATACGTGCTACAGCCTCTCAAAACTCAAGCGATTTAGTAACAGCATTGTAGAATTTTAAAAGAAGTGCATAACTGGGCAGAAGCACACCATGTTTCATGTAAGTATTCATAATAAACATCAATCCATTATACCTTCTACAGCTGCAGGAGGACAGATCAAGTCCCGATCACCCGCAAGAGCTAAGACAGGGACACTGGTCCTGGAAAGATGATCCTTGTAGTAAAATTTACCACTACGGTCGCGTAAGCCTCCCGCTCGAAAGGCTGTTGTCAGCTGAATAAGAAGTTTTGCTGGTATGGTACCTAAAGGTTACAAAATAGAGAAACCACTTAATACCACCATAAGAGGAGCAAGAAATAGAGGAAACAACTAGCACTTGCATAATCATCTCATGGCAATGCATAGGCATCTAAAAGGTATCTCTTCGACATTTACTTTAGCATTAAAAATCCACATACTTAAAATGGGATCAAATATCTACACTTACAGAAGTTATTCAAGACAAGCTTCTCTAACTGTTCGGGGTGCATCATATCTGTTGCTGATATCAAATCGTTAAGCCAAGATAATACGTATGGAGGTCGCGACGAAAGAGGATAAGCTGCTGCCAACAGAGCTCCCAAAGGAACAACTGGAACACTCAGAGCTTGTGCAGGATCAACCTGTAGAGAAATATCTAATAAGTTTAGAATTGGTGGTGCATCAACTCTTACAGAAGAACCCAACGCAGAGAGATAAAGGTAAAATTTACGTACAAGAGGTATGAGCAATTTGAGGGCAGAATCTGAAGTTGTGTAATCTAGCGATGAAGCCAAAGTTGCCACAGCTGCCAGACAAGGTTCTCGTCCCTCAAAAGCTAACGAAATGGAAAAGAAAGAATGAGTAACGGCCTAAATCTATGAGCTTCTGTTTTCAGGAAAATGAATATTAACTTACCACAACGTGACAGCATTGCATAGAGTAAGATACCTCCCATTGAATGCCCAATTGCTAATAGCTTACCATCCTTTGGCTTGCATTGCGCTCTTACATACTCAATCTATGTCAAACCAAAACCAGAACACACAGTTCAGTGACAAATCCGGACATGGTTATTTGAAACATTTAGCAAGATCAATGTCCCCTCACCGCAGCAGGGACATCCTCTTCCAAGTAGTTATCAAAATCCCAGTCATACTTAACAATCAAATCAAGCTGCTTCTGAAAATCCTCAATGGTCGAAGTGAGCCGCTCTTGCAAATCAATCAGCTGAGGCGAGACAGACCTCTGACCATCGTCAAGAAGATTCACAAGACGCTGAGTCAACTCCCTGATTTGGTTACCAAGCCCTGAGTTTTGCCTTGACTCGATCAAACTCAAAAGCTTTGATCTTATCTCAAGAAAGCGCTCGTACAGCCGAGAATCTTCTAAAAGCATAGCAATTCTATCAAACAACTTAGCAGACATGAACACTGACTGACCTTCGCTGAGAAAACCAGAAAGTCTCTCCGACAAACGCATAAACGTTGCAGTTAACCTCGCCACGATCTTTGACTCGTCCCAAGCAGAAGCAGAGGCTTCACCAACAACGGAAACATCCGGTGCACTGTCTGTAACATCAGTAGCTTTAGCTTCTTTGGCTGCAGCTTTGGCAGTAGACTCTATCTGACGAGACAACTCGTGAGCAGAATCTTGAACATCTTTGAGATCGGATACTCTTGTGCTCAGCCCGGCTCCACGAACCTCGAGAATCCACGTCTCGTATCCCTCTCCAGACATGTGTCTTGCAAAAGAGCACTACAATTACACAAACCGTGTTATAAATGCGTGAATCTTACTAGTGACCATTCGAGAAACAAGAGGAACAAATAAAAAGGGAATGTACGGGAATAAAATAGCAAGAATGAAAATGAATGATTGTTCATTCTCAAAATTTAACAAGAAATAATTTTGTTCTTTAATTCTCTACAAAAAAAAAAAGGAATGAGAGAAAATTATTTGTGAATGGTAATTTTTTTTAGGAACATTAGGAAATTCATTATTCTTTGTTTGGTCACCATTCATACCCAAAGAGTAATCATGAGAAAGGAAGGCACACATACACCGGGAGATAGATCATATCCGATGGCATTGGTTCCTACTCCAGATAACAGCAAGAGCGGATGATTCCTCGTTGGAGCCTGAGAAGAAGAGAGTTCTTAGGTCACAAAGATATTAACTCAGTGTTCTAAAAATTGGTATATGCAGCTGCTGGGCAATTGGTTTTAGGTTGGAAGCGCATTTATAATTCAAAAATCGATCTAGCTACCACCTAATGAATAATCTCTATAAGGCCACTAACCACCACCTAGCAATTTTTTGAACATTGTATAAACTAAGTTTTTCAAACCGAATTAAAAAAAAAATCGATCTAGACACAGGCCTAATGAATAATCTCTATAAGGCGCCTAACCAATTCTTGAACATTGTAAAAACTTGTAGACCGAGGCGGTTAGAAACCTGAGGGGAAGGGAAGTAGCGCCAGAGAGCGAGGCGCCAATCGCTGTTTGGAACGGTGACGTAGTGAAGCTCGTCGGCGGTGCAAAGAGGCGGTTTCGTTGGGAGCTTAACCGAGGAAGAGAAGGCTCTCGGTCGGAGAAGTTTCGACGTGCTATGACGTAACGAAGGAGTTACGGTGGCGATTGGGCGGAGGAGGTAGACGGTGGAGGAAGCCGCCCGACGTAGAGCAGAGCGGATCTCGAAGGGGAATTGGGGAGGGATGGTCGCCATCAAATCAGATATGAAAAAAGTGGGGGTGGTTCGGCTTGTTTTGGAACGTTTTAAGGATTCCATTCCTCTCTCACCTCCGGTACACGTGGAGAGACGACCGGTGAAATGATTGATGAAGATGTTGACTTTCTTGGCTTAACCGTAAATTATTGGGCCGTTAATGGGCCTTGAGCTTTTAATATTTTAATTTAGCTGGGCCCAAAAGTCAAGCAGAGACCAGGTCGAAGACAACAACTGAAATGAGAACAACAAAACTGTAGGGTTCCTCCTTCGTTTCGTCGACACTACATCTTCTCTCTCAATCAGGTATCAATCAACAGAGTCCCCTTTCTTCTTCTTTTTTTTCTTTTTTTAATTCAATGGATCTCCTTTCGATTATAGCTCCACGAACCAATCTGTTCTGTTTTTCTTTTTTTTCTTTTTTCTGACATTAAATCTCATCTCTGTCTCGCAGTTTACATCTCACGACTGACTTAACGCCATGTAAGTCTATCCTAAAACTCGACGCTGTTCCTTGATTTTAATTAATAATCTCCAGATCATGTAGGCCTCTCTGAATCTCTAGATTGAGCTCTATCGTGTGTAGTGATCGGGTCCACGATGATATAGAATTAGATTTGTCCATTTTCGTCTTTCATACGTTAGCATTTTAGCTTGCTGATTGAGATGTCCCGATAGAATTAGGTTTTGCATCTTATGACCAGAGTAGCTTTGTTCTTGTATGAATGTCCTCTTAAGTCTCAATCGAAAAAAAAAACAGATTCTTGTAACACGGAATTGATTTTTCCATCCTTGATAATGATGGGGATGATGTGATGTGATGATGGTTTTAATTCGTCTTTCGTTTTTGATAAATTTCAGGGCAGACGATGAGGTTGTTGATCCAAAGAAGTACCTTGAGGAGTCTTGCAATCCAAAATGCGTGAAGCCACTACTCGAGTATCAGGTGAATTAATGGGGGAGATTGTTTGAAGGGACATTGCCTTGTAAGTGAAGATCATTGTTTACTGATACACAAGTCCTTTTTTTTTTGTGGTTGTCAGGCGTGTGTCAAGAGAATCCAAGGTGATGACTCTGGCCACAAGCACTGCACTGGGCAGTACTTCGACTACTGGCAGTGCATTGACAAATGTGT
Proteins encoded:
- the LOC106312420 gene encoding uncharacterized protein LOC106312420 isoform X2 — its product is MESLKRSKTSRTTPTFFISDLMATIPPQFPFEIRSALRRAASSTVYLLRPIATVTPSLRHSTSKLLRPRAFSSSVKLPTKPPLCTADELHYVTVPNSDWRLALWRYFPSPQAPTRNHPLLLLSGVGTNAIGYDLSPGCSFARHMSGEGYETWILEVRGAGLSTRVSDLKDVQDSAHELSRQIESTAKAAAKEAKATDVTDSAPDVSVVGEASASAWDESKIVARLTATFMRLSERLSGFLSEGQSVFMSAKLFDRIAMLLEDSRLYERFLEIRSKLLSLIESRQNSGLGNQIRELTQRLVNLLDDGQRSVSPQLIDLQERLTSTIEDFQKQLDLIVKYDWDFDNYLEEDVPAAIEYVRAQCKPKDGKLLAIGHSMGGILLYAMLSRCAFEGREPCLAAVATLASSLDYTTSDSALKLLIPLVDPAQALSVPVVPLGALLAAAYPLSSRPPYVLSWLNDLISATDMMHPEQLEKLVLNNFCTIPAKLLIQLTTAFRAGGLRDRSGKFYYKDHLSRTSVPVLALAGDRDLICPPAAVEDTAKLFPENLVTYKVLGEPDGPHYAHYDLVGGRLAVEQVYPCITEFLSHHDSA
- the LOC106312423 gene encoding cytochrome b-c1 complex subunit 6-like isoform X2 — translated: MADDEVVDPKKYLEESCNPKCVKPLLEYQACVKRIQGDDSGHKHCTGQYFDYWQCIDKCVAPKLFTKLK
- the LOC106312420 gene encoding uncharacterized protein LOC106312420 isoform X3; this translates as MESLKRSKTSRTTPTFFISDLMATIPPQFPFEIRSALRRAASSTVYLLRPIATVTPSLRHSTSKLLRPRAFSSSVKLPTKPPLCTADELHYVTVPNSDWRLALWRYFPSPQAPTRNHPLLLLSGVGTNAIGYDLSPGVCVPSFLMITLWCSFARHMSGEGYETWILEVRGAGLSTRVSDLKDVQDSAHELSRQIESTAKAAAKEAKATDVTDSAPDVSVVGEASASAWDESKIVARLTATFMRLSERLSGFLSEGLGNQIRELTQRLVNLLDDGQRSVSPQLIDLQERLTSTIEDFQKQLDLIVKYDWDFDNYLEEDVPAAIEYVRAQCKPKDGKLLAIGHSMGGILLYAMLSRCAFEGREPCLAAVATLASSLDYTTSDSALKLLIPLVDPAQALSVPVVPLGALLAAAYPLSSRPPYVLSWLNDLISATDMMHPEQLEKLVLNNFCTIPAKLLIQLTTAFRAGGLRDRSGKFYYKDHLSRTSVPVLALAGDRDLICPPAAVEDTAKLFPENLVTYKVLGEPDGPHYAHYDLVGGRLAVEQVYPCITEFLSHHDSA
- the LOC106312420 gene encoding uncharacterized protein LOC106312420 isoform X1, whose amino-acid sequence is MESLKRSKTSRTTPTFFISDLMATIPPQFPFEIRSALRRAASSTVYLLRPIATVTPSLRHSTSKLLRPRAFSSSVKLPTKPPLCTADELHYVTVPNSDWRLALWRYFPSPQAPTRNHPLLLLSGVGTNAIGYDLSPGVCVPSFLMITLWCSFARHMSGEGYETWILEVRGAGLSTRVSDLKDVQDSAHELSRQIESTAKAAAKEAKATDVTDSAPDVSVVGEASASAWDESKIVARLTATFMRLSERLSGFLSEGQSVFMSAKLFDRIAMLLEDSRLYERFLEIRSKLLSLIESRQNSGLGNQIRELTQRLVNLLDDGQRSVSPQLIDLQERLTSTIEDFQKQLDLIVKYDWDFDNYLEEDVPAAIEYVRAQCKPKDGKLLAIGHSMGGILLYAMLSRCAFEGREPCLAAVATLASSLDYTTSDSALKLLIPLVDPAQALSVPVVPLGALLAAAYPLSSRPPYVLSWLNDLISATDMMHPEQLEKLVLNNFCTIPAKLLIQLTTAFRAGGLRDRSGKFYYKDHLSRTSVPVLALAGDRDLICPPAAVEDTAKLFPENLVTYKVLGEPDGPHYAHYDLVGGRLAVEQVYPCITEFLSHHDSA
- the LOC106312422 gene encoding uncharacterized protein LOC106312422, giving the protein MEGILISSSPLRFQPLTKLSGTKKRTRTTVCGGYYYRGGRVVDENMVILRKRIHERKMVERNYEPPSHWMQWEKRFYCNYDANICAALSLLQNFLMNSRPSVAFGTMLLLFVSVPVSTTFFAFRMLDIVLWLMDATHVG
- the LOC106312423 gene encoding cytochrome b-c1 complex subunit 6-like isoform X1, with product MMVLIRLSFLINFRADDEVVDPKKYLEESCNPKCVKPLLEYQACVKRIQGDDSGHKHCTGQYFDYWQCIDKCVAPKLFTKLK